One segment of Variovorax sp. V93 DNA contains the following:
- a CDS encoding SMP-30/gluconolactonase/LRE family protein: MTKSNPLQGWQVDPDAVRHIGQDLQRPECILAEKNGTLWAADARGGVMRIAPDGSQRLIVPQQSAAAATSTDFQTRYVQSQGSLPNGMAFLPNGDFVIANWGSDAVELMTREGHVRRLFDSIDGQPIGKANFVLRDSRGRVWLTVTTRMQPWTDSVNARARDGYIALIDNKGVRIVADGFEGTNEVRLDAREEWLYVVESNGRHISRLRVQEDGSLTHREVYGPSSLPGFPDGFAFDAHGNLWVTLVMTDQLIAITPEGEVLMLLDDSNPEAARKLNEHYEARTLTPEIMGACAGTLAPWMASITFGGPDLRTVYLGSLRGTTLPSFRSPVAGLAPIHWNEICSA; the protein is encoded by the coding sequence ATGACAAAGAGCAATCCACTGCAAGGCTGGCAGGTCGACCCCGACGCCGTCCGCCATATCGGCCAGGACCTTCAGCGTCCCGAATGCATCCTCGCCGAAAAGAACGGCACGCTGTGGGCCGCCGATGCGCGCGGCGGCGTGATGCGCATCGCGCCCGACGGCAGCCAGCGCCTCATCGTGCCGCAGCAATCCGCCGCGGCGGCGACCTCCACCGATTTCCAGACACGCTACGTGCAGAGCCAGGGCTCGCTGCCCAACGGCATGGCCTTCTTGCCCAACGGCGATTTCGTCATCGCCAACTGGGGTAGCGACGCAGTCGAGCTGATGACGCGCGAAGGGCACGTACGCCGCCTGTTCGACAGCATCGACGGACAACCCATTGGCAAGGCCAATTTCGTGCTGCGCGACAGCCGCGGCAGGGTGTGGCTCACGGTGACCACGCGCATGCAACCATGGACCGACTCCGTCAACGCGCGCGCCCGTGACGGCTACATCGCCCTCATCGATAACAAGGGCGTGCGCATCGTCGCCGACGGCTTCGAGGGCACCAACGAGGTTCGGCTTGATGCGCGTGAGGAATGGCTGTACGTCGTGGAGAGCAACGGCCGGCACATCTCGCGCCTGCGGGTTCAGGAAGACGGCTCCCTGACGCACAGGGAAGTGTATGGCCCGAGCTCGCTGCCGGGCTTTCCGGACGGCTTCGCCTTCGATGCGCACGGCAATCTCTGGGTGACGCTCGTGATGACGGATCAGCTCATCGCCATCACCCCCGAAGGCGAGGTCCTGATGCTGCTGGACGACAGCAATCCCGAAGCGGCACGGAAGCTCAACGAGCACTACGAAGCGCGCACCCTCACGCCCGAGATCATGGGCGCCTGCGCCGGCACGCTCGCGCCCTGGATGGCCAGCATCACCTTCGGCGGACCCGACCTGCGCACCGTCTACCTCGGGAGCCTCCGCGGCACCACCTTGCCCAGCTTCCGCTCGCCCGTCGCCGGGCTGGCACCCATCCACTGGAATGAGATCTGCTCCGCATGA
- a CDS encoding fumarylacetoacetate hydrolase family protein, which translates to MKFATLKNGSKDGRLVVVSRDLQRAADAGPIAPSLLAAVETWDACAPRLLALYERLNEGQAEGAFDFEPGQAAAPLPRAPQWCDGSAFLNHGRLMEKAFNIPPIPDMDTIPLMYQGGSDDMLGAHDDIPLPDEAHGIDFEGEFGVIVGDVPMGSGAALAHSRILLLVQINDVSLRAFGPREMRTGFGFFQAKPSSSFAPVVVTPDEIGDAWRDARIGLDLQVEHNGQWFGNPNGGEMNFGFDQLIAHAAATRRLRAGTIIGSGTVSNASGKNGSACIAERRAIEAIGQGEAKTPFMKFGDRVRMEARWQGRPVFGAIDQRVVRAELPEGAR; encoded by the coding sequence ATGAAATTCGCGACACTCAAGAACGGCAGCAAGGACGGCCGCCTGGTGGTCGTATCGCGCGACCTGCAGCGCGCCGCCGATGCCGGCCCGATCGCGCCCAGCCTGCTGGCCGCCGTCGAGACCTGGGACGCTTGCGCGCCGCGGCTGCTCGCGCTGTACGAACGCCTGAACGAAGGCCAGGCGGAGGGCGCATTCGATTTCGAGCCAGGCCAGGCCGCAGCGCCCCTGCCGCGCGCGCCCCAATGGTGCGACGGCTCGGCCTTCCTGAACCACGGGCGCCTGATGGAGAAGGCCTTCAACATACCGCCCATCCCGGACATGGACACGATTCCGCTCATGTACCAGGGCGGGTCGGATGACATGCTCGGGGCGCACGACGACATCCCGCTGCCGGACGAAGCGCACGGCATCGACTTCGAGGGAGAGTTCGGCGTGATCGTCGGCGACGTTCCCATGGGCAGCGGCGCGGCGCTGGCGCACAGCCGCATCCTGCTGCTGGTGCAGATCAACGACGTGAGCCTGCGCGCCTTCGGCCCGCGCGAGATGCGCACCGGCTTCGGCTTCTTCCAGGCGAAACCTTCGTCCAGCTTTGCGCCGGTGGTCGTGACGCCAGACGAAATCGGCGACGCCTGGCGCGATGCGCGCATCGGCCTCGACCTGCAGGTGGAACACAACGGCCAATGGTTCGGCAATCCGAACGGCGGCGAGATGAACTTCGGTTTCGACCAGCTGATCGCGCACGCGGCCGCCACCCGGCGTCTGCGCGCGGGGACGATCATCGGCTCCGGGACTGTCTCGAACGCATCCGGGAAGAACGGCTCTGCCTGCATCGCCGAGCGCCGCGCGATCGAAGCCATCGGCCAGGGCGAAGCCAAGACACCGTTCATGAAGTTCGGCGACCGCGTGCGCATGGAAGCCCGCTGGCAAGGCCGGCCCGTGTTCGGCGCGATCGACCAGCGCGTGGTCCGGGCCGAGCTGCCGGAAGGAGCGAGGTAA
- a CDS encoding cyclase family protein — MPRFVDLSIYLENDVLSDPPMLAPKIEYQKHGDTLPEFMKLLPGTQPQDYPDQEAAAAEWVRLTTHNGTHLDAPYHFHSTQDAKLGDPRPSMTIDEVPLDWCFRPGVKLDFRHLPDGHVCTAAEVAAELERIGHELKPFDIVVVNTRAGSRYGHGDYVNAGCGMGYEATMYLLERGVRLTGTDAWSWDAPFSYTATRFAQTGDRSLLWEGHKAGKDIGYCHLEKLHNLESLPGHGFTICCFPHKIRSASAGWTRAVGIFED; from the coding sequence ATGCCACGATTCGTCGACCTGTCGATCTACCTCGAGAACGACGTGCTTTCGGACCCGCCCATGCTGGCGCCGAAGATCGAATACCAGAAGCACGGCGACACGCTGCCGGAGTTCATGAAGCTGCTCCCGGGCACGCAGCCGCAGGACTACCCGGACCAGGAAGCGGCGGCGGCCGAATGGGTGCGGCTGACCACGCACAACGGCACGCACCTCGATGCGCCCTACCACTTCCATTCCACGCAGGATGCGAAGCTGGGCGACCCGCGCCCCTCGATGACCATCGACGAGGTGCCGCTGGACTGGTGCTTCCGCCCGGGCGTGAAGCTGGACTTCCGGCATCTGCCCGACGGCCACGTCTGCACGGCGGCCGAGGTGGCGGCGGAACTCGAGCGCATCGGCCACGAACTGAAGCCCTTCGACATCGTGGTGGTCAATACGCGGGCCGGGTCGCGCTACGGCCATGGCGACTACGTCAATGCGGGCTGCGGCATGGGCTACGAAGCGACGATGTATCTGCTGGAGCGCGGCGTGCGGCTCACGGGCACCGACGCGTGGAGCTGGGACGCGCCGTTCTCGTACACCGCCACGAGGTTCGCGCAGACCGGCGACAGGTCGCTGCTCTGGGAGGGCCACAAGGCGGGGAAGGACATCGGCTATTGCCATCTCGAGAAGCTGCACAACCTCGAGTCGCTGCCGGGCCATGGGTTCACCATCTGCTGCTTTCCCCACAAGATCCGCAGCGCCTCAGCCGGCTGGACGCGGGCGGTCGGCATCTTCGAGGACTGA
- a CDS encoding NAD-dependent epimerase/dehydratase family protein — MKVLVTGAGGFIGAQLAALLRTTGRIGQQPISALALADQRLADVPPGTLALQGDLGSARLLQQIRDFAPAVVFHLAAVPGGAAEADYALGRRVNLDATLALFETLAADGKPPVVVYASSIAVYGSSLPERVGPETPLRPPLTYGAHKLACEILLADFSRRGLLDGRSVRLPGIVARPRAPSGLASAFMSDILHALAAGEPFICPVSPQATAWWMSAQCCAENLLHAAVMDVSQADPARAWPLPVLRLSIAQVIDTCAALYGEDRRQLVRFAPQAGLENVFGRYPQLDDAPSRALGLRDDGSAETLVRRALGA, encoded by the coding sequence ATGAAGGTGCTTGTCACAGGTGCGGGCGGCTTCATCGGCGCCCAGCTGGCGGCGCTGCTGCGCACGACCGGCCGCATCGGCCAGCAGCCGATCAGCGCCCTTGCGCTGGCCGATCAGCGGCTTGCCGACGTTCCCCCAGGCACGCTGGCGCTGCAAGGGGACCTGGGCTCCGCGCGGCTGCTGCAGCAGATCCGCGATTTCGCGCCGGCCGTGGTCTTCCATCTCGCCGCCGTGCCGGGCGGCGCGGCGGAAGCGGACTACGCGTTGGGGCGCCGCGTGAACCTTGACGCCACGCTGGCCTTGTTCGAAACGCTGGCCGCTGATGGCAAGCCACCCGTGGTCGTCTACGCCAGCAGCATCGCGGTCTACGGGAGCAGCCTCCCCGAGCGGGTCGGCCCCGAGACGCCTCTTCGCCCCCCGCTCACCTATGGCGCGCACAAGCTTGCCTGCGAGATCCTGCTCGCCGACTTCAGCCGCCGGGGCCTGCTGGACGGGCGTTCGGTCCGTCTGCCCGGCATCGTCGCCAGGCCCCGCGCGCCCTCGGGCCTGGCGTCCGCGTTCATGAGCGACATCCTGCATGCGCTCGCCGCCGGGGAGCCATTCATCTGCCCGGTGTCGCCGCAGGCCACGGCCTGGTGGATGTCGGCGCAGTGCTGTGCCGAGAACCTGCTGCACGCGGCCGTGATGGATGTCTCGCAGGCTGATCCCGCCCGGGCATGGCCCCTGCCCGTGCTGCGGCTGTCCATCGCGCAGGTGATCGACACGTGCGCGGCGCTGTACGGAGAGGACCGCCGGCAGCTGGTGCGGTTCGCCCCTCAAGCCGGACTTGAAAACGTGTTCGGACGCTATCCGCAGCTGGACGATGCGCCTTCGCGCGCGCTGGGACTGCGCGACGACGGTTCGGCCGAGACGCTCGTGCGGCGCGCGCTGGGCGCTTGA
- a CDS encoding Rieske 2Fe-2S domain-containing protein, translating into MAFLKNAWYVASWSDALKPGELLPRKILGEDVLLLRDSKGQVAAMQDRCPHRFIPLHMGRIVEDTVECCYHGLRFDCSGRCVLNPHGDGKIPAAARVRTYPLVERHSIVWIWMGDQEANPERIPDYGVLDSDSGFMTTRGDILMQSNYILMGENLLDLSHVAFLHKGLLGSDQMVKTLPSVREESGHLHVDRLMKDVDVPSVFNMIFRNDGKPVDAWQNMRWTPPSCYLLDVGVTAPGHSRDDGAWFFGIHLLTPETESTTHYHFASARPPGSVVDPDLDAELARCRRIAFADQDKPVVEAQQRVVGTQEFWSMKPVLLPVDAGPVRMRRSMERLIAEESKGVDA; encoded by the coding sequence ATGGCTTTCCTGAAAAACGCCTGGTATGTGGCCAGTTGGAGCGATGCACTCAAGCCCGGCGAACTGTTGCCTCGCAAGATTCTTGGTGAGGATGTGCTGCTCCTGCGCGATTCGAAAGGTCAGGTCGCGGCCATGCAAGACCGTTGTCCCCATCGGTTCATCCCACTTCACATGGGACGAATCGTCGAAGACACCGTGGAATGCTGCTATCACGGGCTTCGCTTCGACTGCTCCGGTCGCTGCGTTTTGAATCCGCACGGCGACGGAAAGATCCCAGCGGCAGCCAGAGTGCGGACCTACCCACTCGTCGAGCGCCACAGCATTGTCTGGATCTGGATGGGTGACCAAGAGGCCAATCCGGAAAGAATCCCCGACTACGGTGTGCTCGATTCCGATAGCGGCTTCATGACCACGCGTGGCGACATCCTCATGCAGTCCAACTACATCCTGATGGGCGAGAACCTTCTGGACCTCAGCCACGTGGCGTTCTTGCACAAGGGCTTGTTGGGCAGCGACCAAATGGTCAAGACGCTACCGTCGGTGCGCGAGGAGTCGGGCCACCTCCACGTCGACCGGTTGATGAAGGACGTCGATGTTCCATCGGTGTTCAACATGATCTTCCGCAACGACGGCAAGCCCGTTGACGCGTGGCAAAACATGCGCTGGACACCGCCGAGCTGCTACTTGCTGGACGTCGGTGTCACTGCTCCTGGTCATTCTCGCGACGACGGCGCATGGTTCTTTGGCATCCATCTGCTGACGCCAGAGACCGAGTCGACAACGCACTATCACTTCGCTTCGGCCCGCCCACCAGGCTCGGTCGTCGACCCAGACTTGGACGCGGAGTTGGCTCGCTGTCGCCGTATTGCCTTTGCCGACCAGGACAAGCCGGTCGTCGAGGCACAGCAGCGCGTTGTCGGGACACAGGAATTCTGGTCAATGAAGCCGGTACTTCTGCCTGTCGATGCAGGACCTGTGCGCATGCGTCGAAGCATGGAGCGACTCATCGCAGAAGAATCGAAGGGCGTCGATGCCTGA
- a CDS encoding 2Fe-2S iron-sulfur cluster-binding protein: MEALNLVVCSRRQEAEGICSFELEAVHGDELPPFAAGAHVDVHVQPGIVRQYSLCGDPADRRRWRIAVLREAASRGGSAGMHDHVRPGTTLQVSEPRNHFPLVPARHSLLIAGGIGVTPILSMARALNGEGRSFHMHYCTRSPARIAFRDEIGTGAFADKVSFHFDDGEPAQKFDADHVLANSLPGTHLYVCGPSGFMDHVLGTARRLGWAEDRLHREYFAASAAASIADAAFEVRLAHSGHSLRVEANQTVLQVLLGAGIDITFSCESGVCGSCLTRVLEGTPDHRDVYLSDAEHAANDQFTPCCSRSRTPVLVLDL; the protein is encoded by the coding sequence ATGGAAGCGCTGAATCTGGTCGTTTGCAGCCGGCGGCAGGAAGCCGAAGGGATCTGCAGTTTCGAGCTCGAGGCGGTGCACGGTGACGAGCTGCCGCCGTTCGCCGCCGGGGCGCATGTCGATGTGCACGTGCAGCCGGGCATCGTGCGCCAGTATTCGCTGTGCGGCGATCCGGCCGATCGGCGTCGCTGGCGCATTGCGGTGCTGCGTGAGGCAGCTTCGCGCGGGGGCTCCGCCGGCATGCATGACCACGTCCGTCCGGGCACCACGTTGCAGGTGAGCGAGCCGCGCAACCACTTCCCGCTTGTTCCGGCGCGCCACAGCCTCCTGATCGCGGGGGGAATCGGCGTCACGCCGATCCTGTCCATGGCGCGCGCGCTGAACGGCGAGGGCCGCAGCTTCCACATGCACTACTGCACGCGCTCTCCCGCGCGCATTGCATTTCGCGACGAGATCGGGACTGGGGCTTTTGCCGATAAGGTCAGCTTCCATTTCGACGACGGCGAGCCGGCGCAGAAATTCGACGCCGACCATGTGCTGGCGAATTCCCTGCCCGGAACGCACCTGTATGTCTGCGGGCCCTCCGGCTTCATGGACCATGTGCTCGGCACGGCGCGGCGCCTTGGCTGGGCCGAGGACCGCCTTCATCGCGAATACTTCGCCGCATCGGCCGCAGCTTCAATTGCGGACGCCGCTTTTGAGGTGCGCCTCGCACACTCGGGTCACTCGCTGAGGGTCGAGGCGAACCAGACCGTCCTGCAAGTTCTGCTGGGTGCAGGCATCGATATCACGTTCTCGTGCGAGTCCGGTGTCTGCGGGTCCTGTCTCACGCGTGTGCTGGAGGGAACGCCGGATCATCGCGACGTCTATCTCTCGGACGCGGAGCATGCGGCGAACGACCAGTTCACACCCTGCTGCTCGCGCTCGAGGACGCCCGTGCTGGTGCTCGATCTTTAG